Part of the Sphingobacterium sp. LZ7M1 genome, ATCACGTATTAACCCCTATTAATAGACCAGAATTTGCAGAAGAAATCAATGATTATTTTAAAACGAATGGGATAGGTTGGAAGTTGGAAAATGGTCGTATAGAATTTCGTGGAGACGAATTATTTGAAAATGATTTGGAAAAGGTTGTTAAAGATTTAGGAGATGTCAAGCTACATACTGCCCAGAATGAAATCAGGGAAGCGATTAATGATCTTTCGAGAAGACCAGAACCTGACATTACGGGTGCGATTCAACATGGAGTAGCATGTTTAGAATGTGTTTCGAGGGATGTGGTTGGGAACAACAAAATCACATTAGGTGAGCTCATCAAAAGAAATCGTGAAATAGTGCCCCCTACAATTGATACCAGTGTAGAGAAAATATGGGGGTTTTCTTCGGAACAAGGTAGGCATCTGCGTGAACAAAGAGAACCGTCTTATGAAGAAGCGGAATTGATGTTAGGATTATCCGCTTCGATTTCAACTTACTTGGCCAAAAAAAAGAAGTTACTACAACCACCACCTGATGTATGGAATGATTTTTAAAAAATTCTTATGACGATTAATGAAACCAAAAAAATTGTTAGTTCGTATTTTGAAAAAAATACTACTTGCATAGAATGCAAAAGTGATAAGAAACTTATTGTCAATAGTAATAAATACAGAATCCGTCCAGATGACGCTTTTTATTTTGCCAACAAAGTATTTATTATGGAGTATGAAAATAATTTGCGACCTGTCGAAAGTATCTCAAAATATTTTTGGTTATTCCGACAAACAGACTGGCTAAAAGAAAATATCAAAATTTTGATGCTACTAACAATAAATAATAGCAAAGTATAAAAAGAACACCGTATTAGGGTGGAAAGCGTTCGGGAATTAGGGATGGTACTTAAACAGCTCTATCCAAATAATTTTGATTTCATCCTACTTAATTATTCTGAACTTAATAGCACGAATATAATTGAAAGTCTGGATTCGTTAAGAAGCAAATAATGTTATCGTGTCCGAGGGTCAACCGCAATAATATACATATCGTCTTTCAATATTTGTATTTCGTAATTCTCTCTCGTATCTGGATCAAACCAAAGATTATCTTTTACTTTTGTAAACTTCTCATCTAAATCAATTATAAGTTGTTTGTGAAACCAATCTGTATAATGTAACCTTTGACAATATAAAAAGCCTTTACCACCCGAATATTTAGGGTTTGCTCTTTGATAGTCGATAAAATCCGTAAAGCGACCAATGGAATTTGGGGCTCCGATTAGCAAAATATTGACTTTTTCGTATAAGACTTTGACCTGCAAAAAATCGATTTTTTTCTGACGGTCTATGCTGGCTTTGAGAATATTTCCATCTTTATCTATCTTAGTGGCATAGCGATATGTTTCTGCCGACCGATCCAATATTTCAATCAAGTCGATGAGAAAGTCATAATACTTAGTAAACTCTAATTTCTCATCCTTATCCAACCCGAGTTGCTTATGTAGCCGATAATAATAGATTTTAAATTCATCAGCAAGTTTGTCAAGCTCATGGCTTTTTTCTAAATCTACTAATCTTTCAAAATTTGTTAGACTTACAGTTTGGGCATATTCCATGAAGAAATTTATGTTCTCCTTTAGACCAAGTTCGATGCCATGTGAGATTGTATGTAAAAACGGAATGGAGATTTCATCAAAACGGCGTTTAGTAGTTGGATAACTTTCAAAAAGGTAATCTACGAGACGGTTATATTGCCCCCATATACTTCCATTGTTGTCAGCCCAACCAACATAAGCAATCCAACTATCACGTTCTGCTAAATTCATACTTCAAATTTAAGGTAAATTCATCACTTAATTATGTAATACTAAACAACAAAACCCCTGACCCAATTAAGGATCAGGGGTGCGGGATGGGCTGGCTCAGATTAGCCCGTTTATAAAGGATTGGTAGAACGTTTCAAATGGTGCTTTGGGTTTATGGGTTCTGATACC contains:
- a CDS encoding AbiJ-NTD4 domain-containing protein, whose translation is MERFSKRNGHSSAEKEIIIREDAPIGLRQFIPQLLFDLRMSPNEVRAIVCRVLRVAPDTQHNWGEPNVSNEIYELLENCEWFFVYDIIERFYHVLTPINRPEFAEEINDYFKTNGIGWKLENGRIEFRGDELFENDLEKVVKDLGDVKLHTAQNEIREAINDLSRRPEPDITGAIQHGVACLECVSRDVVGNNKITLGELIKRNREIVPPTIDTSVEKIWGFSSEQGRHLREQREPSYEEAELMLGLSASISTYLAKKKKLLQPPPDVWNDF